The DNA segment GGTTGCAGACCGTTAAGCATCAGTTTGAGCAAGGTGGTCTTGCCGGTACCGTTGGCGCCGAGCAGGCCGATACGGTCGCCGCGCTGCAGGACCATCGAGAAGTCCTTGATCAGGTACGGGCCGTCCGGGTGATGGAAGCTGACATTTTCCAGCACCATCACTTGCTTGCCGGACTTGTCGGCGGTTTCCAGCTGGATATTCGCCTTGCCGGTACGCTCGCGACGCTCGCTGCGCTCAACACGCAGGGCTTTCAGCGCGCGAACGCGACCTTCGTTGCGGGTACGACGGGCCTTGATGCCCTGACGGATCCACACTTCTTCCTGAGCCAGACGCTTGTCGAACAGCGCGTTGGCGGTTTCTTCCGCGGCCAGCGCGGCTTCTTTGTGCACGAGGAAGCTGGCGTAGTCGCCGTTCCAGTCGATCAGGCCGCCGCGATCCAGTTCGAGGATGCGCGTGGCCAGGTTTTGCAGGAAGGAACGGTCGTGCGTGATGAACAGCACGGCGCCCTGGAAATCCTTCAGCGCTTCTTCGAGCCAGGCAATCGCACCGATGTCCAGGTGGTTGGTCGGTTCGTCGAGCAGCAGCAGATCCGGTTCCGAGACCAGCGCCTGCGCCAGCAGCACGCGACGGCGCCAGCCGCCGGACAACTCGGCGAGGGTCTTGTCGGCCGGCAGTTGCAGGCGGCTCAGGGTGCTATCGACCAGGGTCTGCAAGCGCCAGCCGTCACGGGCTTCAAGGTCGTGCTGAACGTGCATCAGCTTGTCCAGATCGGCGTCGGTGACGATGTTCTGGCTCAGGTGATGGTATTCGGCGAGCAAGGCGCCAACGCCGTCGAGGCCTTCGGCAACCACGTCGAATACGGTCCGCTCGTCGGCCACCGGCAATTCTTGCGGCAATTCGCCGATTTTCAGACCGGGGGCACGCCACACCGAGCCGTCATCGGGCTTCTGGTCGCCCTTGACCAGTTTCATCATGCTGGACTTGCCAGTGCCGTTGCGGCCGATGATGCACACCCGCTCACCACGGGCGATCTGCCAGGACACCTTGTCCAACAACGGCATCGCGCCGAATGCAAGGGACACATCGCTGAATTTGAGCAGGGTCATGAGCTTCTCCAAAAACCGGGCGCGCATTCTACCTGATTCAGGCCCTCAGCAGGCCGGCAATTTGTCTGCTGAAGCACTCTGCACAACATTTGTTGCGAACTTGTGCTGCGAGACCCGCAAAGCTTTCGCCGCGCGCTGGCAAAAGGCTAAGCTACAGACAATTCAGTGCTGATCGAGGTCGGCACTTGTCATGATTTCTCTGCCCGGATGTCTCATGCGCAGTCGCCTTTTCAGTGTCTTGTCCTGTTTGCTACTCACCGCCGCTGCCGCTCAATCCGCTCAGGCGGTGGATCTGTCCACCCAACGCCAGTATTACGATGAAGCCAAGCGCGCACTGGCCAAGGGCGATACCGGCCCATACTTCCGCTACAGCCAGGCCCTGGCCGATTATCCGCTGGAACCGTACCTGGCCTACGACGAACTGACCGCACGTCTGAAGACCGCCAGTAACGAGGAAATCGAGAAGTTCCTCGCCGAACACGGTGACCTGCCACAGGCCAACTGGATGAAATTGCGCTGGTTGCGCTGGCTCGCCGACCGTGGCGATTGGGCGACTTTCGTCAAGTATTACGACCCGAAACTCAATTTCACCGAACTGGACTGCCTCAACGCGCAGTACCAGATCAGCAGCGGCCACAAGGCCGAGGGTTACGCCAACGCCGACAAACTGTGGCTGACCGGTAAATCGCAACCGGCCGCCTGTGACGGGCTGTTCGGGATCTGGGCTGCCGATGGCCAGTTGACCGAACAGAAACGCTGGGAACGTACCAAACTCGCCGCTCAGGCGCGTAACTATCCATTGGCGAACAGCCTGGTCAACGGCCTGACCACCCTCGCGCCGCGCGGTCGTTTGCTGGTCGATGTAGCGCAAAAACCTGAACTGCTCAATCAGCCTTCGCGCTTCACCCCGAACGACGAGCCGATGTCCGACATTGTCAGCCTCGGCCTGCGTCGCCTCGCCCGTCAGGATCCGGACAGGGCCATGGCCCTGCTCGACGGTTACGCCAGCAGCATGCATTTCTCTCGTGACGAGAAGGTCGCGATTGCCCGGGAAATCGGCCTGACCCTGGCCCGGCGTTTCGACAGCCGCGCCCTGGACGTGATGACCCAATACGATCCCGAGCTGCGTGACAACACCGTTTCCGAATGGCGCCTGCGTCTGCTGTTGCGCCTGGCACGCTGGGACGATGCCTATCAATTGACACGTCGCCTGCCACAGGATCTGGCGACCACCAACCGCTGGCGCTACTGGCAGGCCCGCAGCCTGGAACTGGCGCAACCGCAGAACCCGGAAGCGCAGACCCTGTACAAGAATCTGGCCAAGGAACGCGATTTCTACGGTTTCCTCGCCGCCGACCGTTCGCAATCGCCTTATTCGCTAGTGAACAAGCCGCTTGTGCTCAGCCAGGCCACCATCAACAAGGTGCGCAATACACCGGGCATACGCCGTGCTCTGGAATTCCATGCCCGTGGGCAGATCGTCGACGGGCGTCGCGAGTGGTATCACGTCAGCCGCCATTTCAATCGGGACGAAATGGTCGCCCAGGCCAAACTGGCCTACGACCTGAAATGGTACTTCCCGGCGATCCGCACCATCAGCCAGGCGCAGTACTGGGACGACCTGGACATCCGCTTCCCGATGGCCCACCGCGACACGCTGGTGCGTGAAGCCAAGGTTCGCGGGTTGCATTCGAGCTGGGTGTTCGCCATCACCCGTCAGGAAAGCGCCTTTATGGACGATGCCCGCTCCGGCGTCGGCGCCAGCGGTCTGATGCAGTTGATGCCCGGCACCGCCAAGGAAACCGCACGCAAGTTCAGCATCCCGCTGGCCTCGCCACAGCAAGTGCTTGATCCTGATAAAAACATCCAGCTCGGCGCCGCTTACCTGAGTCAGGTGCACAGCCAGTTCAACGGCAACCGCGTACTCGCCTCCGCCGCCTACAACGCCGGCCCCGGCCGCGTGCGTCAGTGGCTGCGCGGCGCCGATCACCTGAGCTTCGACGTGTGGGTGGAAAGCATCCCGTTCGACGAAACCCGCCAGTACGTACAGAACGTGCTGTCGTACTCGGTGATCTATGGCCAGAAACTCAATTCGCCGCAGCCGCTGGTGGATTGGCATGAGCGGTATTTCGACGACCAATGACAGGTGCTGATTACCTGAAATGAAAAATGCCCGCATCAATCGATGCGGGCATTTTTTTGTCGTCAGCAAAGGCCTGCGGCAGTCCTAAACCGCCACGGCGTGCCCATCATTGAACTGCAGCGCCGCCAACCGCGCATACAGCGGATTGCTCACGATCAGCTCCTGATGGGTACCGATCGCTACCAACTGGCCCTGATCCATCACGGCGATCCGGTCGGCGTTTTTCACCGTGGCCAGTCGATGTGCGATCACCAGCGTGGTGCGGTTTTGCATCAGGCTGGGCAAGGCTTCCTGAATCAGATGTTCGCTTTGCGCATCGAGGGCGCTGGTGGCTTCGTCCAGCAGGAGAATCGGCGCATCCACCAGCAGCGCGCGGGCAATCGCCAGGCGTTGGCGCTGACCGCCGGAAAGGCCGAGGCCGGCGTCCCCCAGATGGGTCTGATAGCCGTTGGGCATCTTCTCGATGAAGTCATGAGCATGGGCAATTCTTGCCGCTTCCTTGACCTGCTCCAGTGTCGCGCCAGCATTGCCGTAACGAATATTCTCTTCGACGCTGCCGAAAAACAGCGCGGGCGATTGCGAGACCAGAGCGAAATTGCGGCGCAGGTCCAGCGGGTCGAGGCTGGTCAGCGGCACGCCGTCGATCAGGATCCGGCCTTCAATCGGGTCGTAGAAGCGCAACAGCAAGTCATACACCGTGGATTTGCCGGCACCGGATGGGCCGACAAGGGCCAGGGTCTCGCCGGCCCTGATGGTCAGACTCAGGCCGTTGACGGCGTAGCTGTCCGGACGCGACGGGTAGGAAAAGTGCACATTCTGCAATTGCAGTTCGCCCTTGATCCGTTCTGGCAACGTCACCAGCCCGATGGTCGGTGGCTGGATGATGTTTTTTGAACTGAGCAACTCAGCGATGCGCTCGGCGGCACCCGCCGCACGTTGCAGCTCACCGATCACCTCGCTCAACGTGCCGATCGCACTGCCGACGATCAGGCTGTAGAAGACGAAAGCCGCCAGTTCGCCACCGGTGATGCGCCCGGCAATCACGTCCATGCCACCGACCCACAACATCACCGCCACCGCGCCCAGCACCAGCACGATCACCACAGTGATCATCCAGGAACGCTGAAAAATCCGTTTGCGCGCCGTGTCGAATGCATCCTCGACCGTCGTGGCGAAACGCTGCTCGTCCTGCACCTGATGGTTGTAGGCCTGCACGGTCTTGATCTGGCCGAGGGTCTCGGAGACATAGCTGCCGATATCGGCGACCCGGTCCTGGCTCAGCCGCGACAGATTGCGCACGCGCCGACCGAAAATCAGAATCGGGGCGACTACGAACGGCAAGGCAATCACCACGATGCTGGTGAGTTTCGGGTTGGTGACGAACAGCAGGACCACCCCGCCGATCACCATCAACAGATTGCGCAGAAACATCGACAGTGACGAGCCGATCACCGATTGCAGCAATGTGGTGTCGGCGGTCAGCCGTGACTGAATCTCCGAACTGCGGTTGTTCTCGTAAAAACCGGGATGCAGATACACCAGATGGTTGAACACCTCGCGCCGGATATCCGCCACACAACGCTCGCCGATCCACGACACCCAGTAAAACCGCGCAAACGTGCCGATCGCCAGGCCCAGCACCATCAGCATGAAGATCCCAATGCTCTGGTTCAGCTGGTGCGGCGACTGGGTCATGAAGCCCCGATCGACCAGCAATTTGATCCCCTGCCCCATCGACAAAGTGACGGCCGCGGTGACGATCAACGCCAGCAGCGCAGCGCAGACTTGCCAACGATAAGGCGCCAGAAATCGGCTGGTCAGACTCAGCGCGCGACGGTGCCGGGAAGAAAGCTTCGAGATCATTCAGGTACACATCCGTGTTGGTGAAAGGGCTAGCCTAAACCTTCTATGGGGCGGAACTCTGTAAATCACAATGAGTCAGGTTAAATATGCCCCCAAAGACTAGGCCATAGTTGCTATTGGTCTAATGTCCCGGTTGAGACGAGCGGTCATTTCTGTTGGAGTGGAGATGCCGCTTTTGACAGACCCAAAGGTGTTGTCACAGCCTGGTCACGTGGCGGTTTTAACCTACGTGCACAACCTGATGAGGAGACAGGCCATGTCCTTGCAACACAGCAGCGATGACAAGATTCAAGTGATCCGCACCAAGCCCGGCCAACCTCTGGGTTGCTCGATTATTGATAAGGACGGGCGTGAAGTACCGATCACTGAAGACATGATCCAGCAAGCATGCCGCGAACTGGAGAAGCGATTGGTCAAGCCTGCCGAACAAAAGTGATATAGCCACCGTCTTCCTGACCCGGCCCCTGTTTGGCCGGGTTTTTTCTGCCTGCCGTTTTGTTCTGTTCTGTTCTGTTTTGTGTAGGAGCTGCCGAAGGCTGCGATCTTTTGACTTTGTTTTTCAAAGGCAAGATCAAAAGATCGCAGCCTTCGGCAGCTCCTACAGGGTTTTCAGACAGCCACCGCCCCCAGCGCCGCTACAATCTTTTGCAACTGCGGCGAATTCCCGTTGATCCGCACCTTCAGCCCTTCAATCTCGCGTCGCACCGGATACTGCTTGCGCAACACATCGAACGCCGCACGCTGCTCACCGACATTGCCTACAAGACTACGGCGAAAATCCGCGTCATCGCGACGTGGGTCGTACACCCCGCGGCACAACATCGCTAGCGCCCAGGCCGGATCGCTGTCGGCGTGCAGGGTCACTTCTGACAGCCACGGTGCCGGCAACAGGTCACTGAGCTGGATGCTCGGCGGCTGACCGATAAACTCGCAATAAGCCTGATAGATCTGCGCCGTACCGCGCTGTTTGCCATCAAGGCTGTAGCCGGCAATGTGCGGCGTGGCCAGCACGCAGAGTTCGGCGAGGGCCACATCGACTTCAGGCTCGGCTTCCCAAACGTCGAGCACTGCTTGCAGGTCTTCGCGCGCCAGCAGCACTTTGCGCAGCGCGGCATTATCCACCACCGGACCACGAGCGGCGTTGATCAGCCAGGTACCGGGTTTGAGCTGTTGCAAACGCTGCTCATCAAACAGGTGCCAGGTCGCGCCTTCGCCGGTACGGGTCAGCGGCGTGTGCAGGCTGATCACGTCGCACTGCTCGATGATCTGCTCGAGGCTGACGTAATCGCCGCCCTCGGCCGCCTGACGTGGCGGGTCGCAGACTTTGACATTCCAGCCCAGGCCCTTCAGGACCTTGATCAACCGGCCGCCGACTTCACCGGCACCGATGACGCCGTAAGTACGTTGTGGCAGATCGACGCCTTCAATTTCTGCCAAAGTCATCAGGCTGCCGAGTACGTAATCGACCACGCCCCGCGCGTTGCAACCGGGTGCGCTGGACCAGGTGATGCCGGCCTCGTTGAAATAATCGAGATCCAGATGATCGGTGCCGATAGTGCACGTGCCGACGAAACGCACCTTGCTGCCTTCGAGCAGCGCGCGATTGACGTTGGTCACCGAACGCACCAGCAGCACGTCGGCCTGCTCGACCGTCGCACGGTCGATGGAGCGGCCCGGGACCCGGCGGATCTCGCCGAAACCGGCAAAAAAGGCATCGAGCAGCGGGATATTTTCGTCGGCAACAATCAGCATGGCGGGCTCCTTGGGGGGATCGGCAGTTTAGGTGCTGATCCACCGTTGAGCCAGCGCAGACTGCACGGTGGCGAGGGCGCTTCGCTTCCCGGCGGGAGCAAGCTGCCTCGCCACAGTGGATGGCCTTGATGATTACAAATCCGCAACAGAGGATTTTTCCTGACTGTCACGTCAGCGGCGTAGAATGCGGCGCCTTGCGCATCAACACCTGTGGACGCTTTGCCTGTGAATTCTGTTACTGATCAACCTCTCGCTGCCTCACTCACCCGCCCCGCGCGAATTCGCCTGGAGTTCAGGAACCTGCTCGCCCTGGCGTTGCCGATCATCATCGCGCAACTGGCGACCACCGCCATGGGCTTCGTCGATGCCGTGATGGCCGGCCGCGTCGGGCCACGTGATCTGGCGGCGGTGGCGCTGGGCAACTCGATCTGGGTCCCGGTTTTTCTGTTGATGACCGGCACCCTGCTGGCCACCACACCGAAAGTCGCCCAGCGTTTCGGCGCCGGCACCCACAGTGAAATCGGCCCGATCGTCCGTCAGGCGTTGTGGCTGGCGCTGGTGGTGGGGTTGATCGCGACTTGCATGCTGGTCGCCGCCGAACCGGTGCTGCACCTGATGAAAGTCGATCCCGAGCTGATCGGCCCGTGCATGCAATACCTGCACGGCATTGCCAGCGGCCTGCCGGCGGTGGCGTTCTATCATGTGCTGCGCTGCACCAGTGACGGCATCGGTCGCACCCGTCCGGCGATGGTGCTGGGCCTGTGCGGTCTGGCGCTGAACATTCCGCTGAACTACATCTTCATCTATGGCCACTTCGGCGTGCCGGCCATGGGCGGCGTCGGCTGCGGCTGGGCCACGGCGATCGTGATGTGGGTCATGGCGCTGGGTCTGGCCGGTTACGAGCGCTGGGCGCCAGCTTATCGTTCGAGCGAGATCTTCAGCCGTTTCGACTGGCCACAATGGGCGGTGATCAAGCGCCTGCTGGCGATCGGTCTGCCGATTGGCATCGCGGTATTTGCCGAGTCGAGCATTTTCGCCGTGATCGCCCTGCTGATCGGCAGCCTCGGCGCGACGGTGGTGGCCGGGCACCAGATTGCGCTGAACGTCAGCTCGCTGGTGTTCATGATTCCGTATTCGCTGGGCATGGCGGTGACCGTGCGTGTCGGCCAGGCACTGGGCCGTGAAGAACCGCGTGAAGCACGCTTCGCCGCCGGGGTGGGCATGGGCACTGCGTTGGCCTACGCCTGTCTGTCGGCGAGCATGATGCTGTTGCTGCGCGAGCCGATTGCGGCGATCTACACCGCCGACCCGACGGTGATTCATATCGCGGCGATGCTGATTGTGTATT comes from the Pseudomonas sp. RSB 5.4 genome and includes:
- a CDS encoding ATP-binding cassette domain-containing protein → MTLLKFSDVSLAFGAMPLLDKVSWQIARGERVCIIGRNGTGKSSMMKLVKGDQKPDDGSVWRAPGLKIGELPQELPVADERTVFDVVAEGLDGVGALLAEYHHLSQNIVTDADLDKLMHVQHDLEARDGWRLQTLVDSTLSRLQLPADKTLAELSGGWRRRVLLAQALVSEPDLLLLDEPTNHLDIGAIAWLEEALKDFQGAVLFITHDRSFLQNLATRILELDRGGLIDWNGDYASFLVHKEAALAAEETANALFDKRLAQEEVWIRQGIKARRTRNEGRVRALKALRVERSERRERTGKANIQLETADKSGKQVMVLENVSFHHPDGPYLIKDFSMVLQRGDRIGLLGANGTGKTTLLKLMLNGLQPTSGKVEEGTRIDVAYFDQLRHQLDLEKTVIDNVAEGRDFIDIDGQSRHVLSYLGDFLFSPQRARTPVKALSGGERARLLLAKLFSKPANLLVLDEPTNDLDVETLELLEEVLLTFNGTVLMVSHDRAFLDNVVTSTLVFEGEGKVREYVGGYQDWIRQGGSPRLLGVTESKSGKADLNSAVVTAEPAPVAVPAAAPAAKKKLSYKLQRELEALPGDIDAKEQQIAAVEAEMAEAGFYQRPPAETAKVIASLEQLQAELDALVERWAELDA
- a CDS encoding transglycosylase SLT domain-containing protein, producing MRSRLFSVLSCLLLTAAAAQSAQAVDLSTQRQYYDEAKRALAKGDTGPYFRYSQALADYPLEPYLAYDELTARLKTASNEEIEKFLAEHGDLPQANWMKLRWLRWLADRGDWATFVKYYDPKLNFTELDCLNAQYQISSGHKAEGYANADKLWLTGKSQPAACDGLFGIWAADGQLTEQKRWERTKLAAQARNYPLANSLVNGLTTLAPRGRLLVDVAQKPELLNQPSRFTPNDEPMSDIVSLGLRRLARQDPDRAMALLDGYASSMHFSRDEKVAIAREIGLTLARRFDSRALDVMTQYDPELRDNTVSEWRLRLLLRLARWDDAYQLTRRLPQDLATTNRWRYWQARSLELAQPQNPEAQTLYKNLAKERDFYGFLAADRSQSPYSLVNKPLVLSQATINKVRNTPGIRRALEFHARGQIVDGRREWYHVSRHFNRDEMVAQAKLAYDLKWYFPAIRTISQAQYWDDLDIRFPMAHRDTLVREAKVRGLHSSWVFAITRQESAFMDDARSGVGASGLMQLMPGTAKETARKFSIPLASPQQVLDPDKNIQLGAAYLSQVHSQFNGNRVLASAAYNAGPGRVRQWLRGADHLSFDVWVESIPFDETRQYVQNVLSYSVIYGQKLNSPQPLVDWHERYFDDQ
- a CDS encoding ABC transporter transmembrane domain-containing protein, with protein sequence MISKLSSRHRRALSLTSRFLAPYRWQVCAALLALIVTAAVTLSMGQGIKLLVDRGFMTQSPHQLNQSIGIFMLMVLGLAIGTFARFYWVSWIGERCVADIRREVFNHLVYLHPGFYENNRSSEIQSRLTADTTLLQSVIGSSLSMFLRNLLMVIGGVVLLFVTNPKLTSIVVIALPFVVAPILIFGRRVRNLSRLSQDRVADIGSYVSETLGQIKTVQAYNHQVQDEQRFATTVEDAFDTARKRIFQRSWMITVVIVLVLGAVAVMLWVGGMDVIAGRITGGELAAFVFYSLIVGSAIGTLSEVIGELQRAAGAAERIAELLSSKNIIQPPTIGLVTLPERIKGELQLQNVHFSYPSRPDSYAVNGLSLTIRAGETLALVGPSGAGKSTVYDLLLRFYDPIEGRILIDGVPLTSLDPLDLRRNFALVSQSPALFFGSVEENIRYGNAGATLEQVKEAARIAHAHDFIEKMPNGYQTHLGDAGLGLSGGQRQRLAIARALLVDAPILLLDEATSALDAQSEHLIQEALPSLMQNRTTLVIAHRLATVKNADRIAVMDQGQLVAIGTHQELIVSNPLYARLAALQFNDGHAVAV
- a CDS encoding PA1571 family protein → MSLQHSSDDKIQVIRTKPGQPLGCSIIDKDGREVPITEDMIQQACRELEKRLVKPAEQK
- the pdxB gene encoding 4-phosphoerythronate dehydrogenase PdxB; this translates as MLIVADENIPLLDAFFAGFGEIRRVPGRSIDRATVEQADVLLVRSVTNVNRALLEGSKVRFVGTCTIGTDHLDLDYFNEAGITWSSAPGCNARGVVDYVLGSLMTLAEIEGVDLPQRTYGVIGAGEVGGRLIKVLKGLGWNVKVCDPPRQAAEGGDYVSLEQIIEQCDVISLHTPLTRTGEGATWHLFDEQRLQQLKPGTWLINAARGPVVDNAALRKVLLAREDLQAVLDVWEAEPEVDVALAELCVLATPHIAGYSLDGKQRGTAQIYQAYCEFIGQPPSIQLSDLLPAPWLSEVTLHADSDPAWALAMLCRGVYDPRRDDADFRRSLVGNVGEQRAAFDVLRKQYPVRREIEGLKVRINGNSPQLQKIVAALGAVAV
- a CDS encoding MATE family efflux transporter; translated protein: MNSVTDQPLAASLTRPARIRLEFRNLLALALPIIIAQLATTAMGFVDAVMAGRVGPRDLAAVALGNSIWVPVFLLMTGTLLATTPKVAQRFGAGTHSEIGPIVRQALWLALVVGLIATCMLVAAEPVLHLMKVDPELIGPCMQYLHGIASGLPAVAFYHVLRCTSDGIGRTRPAMVLGLCGLALNIPLNYIFIYGHFGVPAMGGVGCGWATAIVMWVMALGLAGYERWAPAYRSSEIFSRFDWPQWAVIKRLLAIGLPIGIAVFAESSIFAVIALLIGSLGATVVAGHQIALNVSSLVFMIPYSLGMAVTVRVGQALGREEPREARFAAGVGMGTALAYACLSASMMLLLREPIAAIYTADPTVIHIAAMLIVYSALFQFSDAIQVTAAGALRGYQDTRVTMILTLFAYWGIGLPVGYALGLTDWLGEPRGPSGLWQGLIVGLSCAAFMLSIRLTRSARKRIRMSRSAG